One Oncorhynchus clarkii lewisi isolate Uvic-CL-2024 chromosome 31, UVic_Ocla_1.0, whole genome shotgun sequence DNA segment encodes these proteins:
- the LOC139390432 gene encoding signal-transducing adaptor protein 1-like — translation MAESPVGVYKRRDTITALPLYYSGHLLKKYTGEKDFKKCYGELRGSTIFLYTDQMHDTYSEKLDLQMLKSMVMDAPYQKNRSTIYTLTLSNEEVQLKVDNPNTGEEWRGFIMTVATREIPSKLQLLPGQILRLEEVLSEEQKRQAACSPLLTTTYPIHPSSSPGNTYDNTLNGIPLCFFPVSRQKAEKMLKENTEYGNIILRPSTDNTNYAITLRQDNPSGPVMKSYKVLSIDTGFVIELNSPVTVPSLAAVLDHFLMETEFRLQPYLVPQTYDTCIELPPEKPTLPSKTVPRARVAPMIHTQSPAGDIPPSYPIPLIPTKATEAGNEYQDADDISGPEPKDLHQELRIAVQRRKEQIYTGSPFLRTIQK, via the exons ATGGCAGAATCTCCTGTAGGGGTGTACAAGAGGAGGGACACCATCACAGCTCTACCTCTGTACTATTCAGGACACCTGCTGAAGAAATACACTGGAGAGAAA GACTTCAAGAAATGTTATGGAGAGCTCCGTGGATCTACAATCTTTCTGTACACAGACCAGATGCACGACACA TACTCAGAGAAACTGGACCTTCAGATGTTGAAGTCGATGGTGATGGATGCTCCCTATCAAAAGAACAGGTCGACCATCTACACTCTCACCCTGTCCAATGAGGAAGTGCAGCTTAAG GTGGATAACCCCAacacaggagaggagtggagaggtttCATCATGACTGTGGCCACT AGGGAGATCCCCAGTAAGCTGCAGCTGCTCCCAGGTCAGATACTGAGGCTGGAAGAGGTTCTGTCTGAGGAGCAGAAGAGACAGGCCGCCTGTTCTCCTCTGCTTACCACCACCTACcctatccatccctcctcctccccaggcaACACATATGACAACACCCTCAATGGAATCCCCCT ctgTTTCTTCCCCGTGTCTCGTCAGAAGGCAGAGAAGATGTTGAAAGAGAACACAGAGTACGGCAACATCATCCTCCGTCCCTCGACCGACAACACTAACTACGCCATCACCTTGAGACAGGACAACCCCAG TGGCCCGGTGATGAAGAGCTACAAAGTGCTTTCCATAGACACAGGCTTCGTCATAGAACTAAATTCCCCG GTGACTGTCCCTTCCCTGGCGGCGGTGCTAGACCACTTCCTGATGGAGACAGAGTTCCGTCTGCAACCATACCTGGTTCCGCAGACCTACGACACCTGCATTG AGCTGCCACCCGAAAAGCCCACTTTGCCATCCAAAACAGTCCCGAGGGCAAGAGTGGCACCGATGATCCACACACAGTCCCCGGCGGGGGACATCCCTCCCTCCTATCCCATACCCCTAATTCCAACCAAAGCCACGGAGGCAGGGAATGAATATCAGGACGCAGATGACATATCag GCCCCGAACCTAAAGATCTGCATCAGGAGCTTCGCATAGCAGTACAGAGGAGGAAGGAACAGATCTACACTGGGTCACCGTTTTTACGCACTATACAAAAATAA